In Shewanella glacialimarina, the genomic stretch AGAGTCCTGATTCATGTTGTAATAAGTTAGAGCCGACGAATACACCCAACATTATCGTTAACACCGCTGTATTACGCAGATAATGTGGGAAGACGTTATTTCTTAGTGCTACACCAATGAAGTAACCCGCGGCTGCACCTATGCCAAAACCAATCACTAAAGTGAGGCCCAATGCATACAATACGTGTGTTGTAGGATCTGCGGTAACGGCAACATATTCGTAAACTAACACCGCGAATAATGCACCTATGGGATCAATAACAATACCTTCCCAACGTAATATACTGGCTAATTTAGCTTTAGGTTGAACCGTACGCAACATGGGTACAATTACCGTTGGCCCTGTGACAACAACTAACGCGCCAAATAGAAATGCGACAGGCCAATCAAATCCCATGAAATAGTGCGCAGCAGGGGTAATACATGCCCAAGTAATCACTGCGCCTATGGTGACAAGATTAGTCACCATACGACTGTTATCTTTAATCTCTTTGAAATTGAGCGTCAATGCCCCCTCAAAAAGGATCACAGCTACACCCAATGAAATGATAGGGAACAATAGATCACCAAAAATTTCATCGGGATTAAGAATATTCAATCCAGGTCCGAGTAACAATCCACATAACAGTAGTGGTAAAATGGCAGGTAATCTTAATTTCCAGCCTGCCCATTGACACAAAAGCGACAATACACCGATTAATGCCAGCATACCCGTGATGTGTTCAACCATAATATTTTCCTTTTCTTATTCTCAATACAAGTTTTCAAGTACTGACTAATTTTTATTTGCATAACAGCTAATCCGCTAAGGATTCACTTATAGTGGCAATAAAAGTCTGGTTTAACCCAATCAATCTGTTGCTAAAGTAACATGACAGTAATTAAGAGGCATAAAAAAACCATCACTCATAAGTGAGGTTATTATCAAATTAAATCACTAAGCCAATGATATTAAACTAATAAAAATTACTATTCTGATAAAATGTCGACAAATGAATTTATGCATATAAAATACTAATTTCTATCTGTGTTCAAGTCATTTTTAGATCTAAACTATATTTCTTTTTACTTACTAAAAACAAAATAACATTTTGATTATTAATTGTTTTAAAATAACAAAGCCTAAGACAGTGCTTAGGCTTTTAAACTACACAATGATCAAAACCAGATACGTTAGTCTTGAGGTATACGCACACTACCTTCCATTAATACTCTAGCACTGCGACTCATTATAGCTTTAGTCACCTGCCAGTTACCATCAATCAACTTAGCTTCCGCCCCTACACGTAAAGTACCTGAGGGGTGACCAAAGGTAACAGATTGGCGCTCAATGCCGCCAGCCGCAAGATTAACTAATGTCCCCGGTATAGCTGCTGCAGTGCCAATAGCAACCGCTGCTGTGCCCATCATGGCATGGTGCAATTTACCCATTGATAGCGCTCTCACCGATAAATCAATTTCTGAAGCACTAATCGCTTTACCACTTGAACTAACATAATCGGCTTCAGGTGCAACAAAGGCAACTTTAGGTGTATGTTGGCGGGTTTTAGCTTCTTCTAAATGGCTGATTAGTCCCATTTTTAATGCACCATAGGCTCGAATAGTTTCAAATTTTGCCAAAGCTGCTTCATCGTTATTAATCGCGTCTTGCAACTCTATTCCGCAGTAACCTATATCTACAGCGTTTAAAAATATCGTCGGGATACCCGCATTAATCATAGTTACGGTAAATGTGCCAATGTTAGGCACGTCTAATTGATCAACCACATTACCTGTAGGAAACATCGCCCCTTCACCATCGGCAGGGTCTAAAAACTCAACTTGTACTTCAGCGGCTGGAAACGTCACGCCATCAAGTTCAAAGTCACCCGTTTCTTGTACTTCGCCGTTTGTTATAGGTACATGAGCAATAATCGTCTTGTGAATATTGGCTTGCCATATACGCACAACTGTTGTCCCATTTACTGGCACTCGGCTTGGTTCGATTAATCCATTACTTACGGCAAATGAACCAACTGCAGCAGTTAAGTTGCCGCAATTACCACTCCAGTCTATGAAGAGTTTATCTATCGCTACCTGGCCAAATAAGTAATCTACATCATGTTCAGGCTGGGTGCTTTTTGATAAAAGTACTACTTTACTAGTACTTGAGGTCGCACCGCCCATACCATCTGTATGCTTGCAATAAGGATCTGGGCTGCCAATAACTCTGAGTAATATCTCATCACGGGCGTTACCGGCTACTTGAGCTGCTACCGGTAAATCAGTGATATTAAAAAAGACTCCTTTACTTGTCCCGCCACGCATATAGGTAGCGGGTATTTTTATCTGTGGTTTAAACGTCATACTTTATCCTTAAAAAAGGCGGTGATGGTAACCCCATACACCGCCTCTTTCTGATGATTGATTATTTCTTCATGCTAAAATTACTGCGCAGCGCTTGACTCTAAAAAGTCCTGAGCAAAACGTTGTAATACACCACCCGCTTCATAAATTGACAGTTCTTCTGCGGTGTCTACACGACACTTCACCGCAATAGTCACTTGTTCACCGTTTTTACGCGTCATGATCACATCTAACATAGCCCCGGGTTTACGATCGCCAACTACATCATAGGTTTCAGTGCCATCAATCTGATAAGTATGACGATTATGACCTGCTGGGAATTCAAGCGGTAACACGCCCATACCGACTAAGTTGGTACGGTGAATACGCTCAAAACCTTCAGCAACAATCACTTCAACACCCGCAAGGCGCACGCCTTTTGCTGCCCAGTCACGAGATGACCCTTGGCCATAATCAGCACCAGCAATAATAATCAGTGGCTGTTTACGCTCCATATAGGTTTCAATGGCTTCCCACATGCGAGTGACTTGGCCTTCTGGCTCAAGGCGCGCCAGCGATCCTTGTTTCACTTTGCCGTTTTCCTGCACCATTTCGTTAAACAGTTTTGGATTGGCAAATGTCGCACGCTGGGCGGTTAAGTGATCGCCTCGGTGAGTGGCATAAGAGTTAAAGTCTTCTTCCGGTAAACCCATTTTATGTAAATAGGCGCCTGCGGCACTGTCGAGCATAATCGCGTTTGATGGCGATAAATGATCTGTGGTGATGTTGTCGCCCAATACCGCTAATGCGCGCATACCTTTCATCGAACGCTCACCCGCTAAGGCTCCATCCCAATAAGGTGGACGACGAATATAAGTACTTTGTGGACGCCATTCATATTGTGGATTAACGTGACTGCCATATTCTACTTTGATGTCGAACATAGGCTCATAAACTTTACGGAACTGTTCAGGTTTAACGCTAGCTTTAACAACCGCATCGATTTCTTCATCGGTAGGCCAAATGTCTTTTAATGTAACCGCTTGACCTTGGTTATCGATACCTAAGATATCTTTTTCAATATCAAAACGAATGGTACCGGCAATGGCATAAGCAATGACCAATGGCGGCGAGGCTAAAAACGCTTGTTTAGCGTATGGGT encodes the following:
- the prpF gene encoding 2-methylaconitate cis-trans isomerase PrpF, which codes for MTFKPQIKIPATYMRGGTSKGVFFNITDLPVAAQVAGNARDEILLRVIGSPDPYCKHTDGMGGATSSTSKVVLLSKSTQPEHDVDYLFGQVAIDKLFIDWSGNCGNLTAAVGSFAVSNGLIEPSRVPVNGTTVVRIWQANIHKTIIAHVPITNGEVQETGDFELDGVTFPAAEVQVEFLDPADGEGAMFPTGNVVDQLDVPNIGTFTVTMINAGIPTIFLNAVDIGYCGIELQDAINNDEAALAKFETIRAYGALKMGLISHLEEAKTRQHTPKVAFVAPEADYVSSSGKAISASEIDLSVRALSMGKLHHAMMGTAAVAIGTAAAIPGTLVNLAAGGIERQSVTFGHPSGTLRVGAEAKLIDGNWQVTKAIMSRSARVLMEGSVRIPQD